Proteins from a single region of Hypomesus transpacificus isolate Combined female chromosome 9, fHypTra1, whole genome shotgun sequence:
- the LOC124471448 gene encoding ras association domain-containing protein 1-like isoform X3: MSFEMTWGSSTSSGYSSQESEDSDSELEQFFTARTSFFFKAKRNTDEQIDWGKQELTVSAIQQKVKEYNAQINSNLNMVLDRDGTYTGFIKVQFKLARPVSIPPPQKPSVTHEGGPQEDDTKRRTSFYLPRDTAKHLHISSHTRAREVIEALLKKFTVVDNPAKFALFERSERQNQVYLRKLPDEECPLHLRLCAGPSEKVLSLVLKENETGEVNWDAFSLPELCNFLRILQREEEEHVRQIIKRYAVARDKMKTAMASLTTPG; this comes from the exons ATGTCTTTTGAGATGACCTGGGGTAGCTCTACTAGTAGCGGATACAGTAGCCAGGAGTCAGAAGACTCGGACTCTGAGCTGGAGCAGTTTTTCACTGCACGcacttcctttttttttaaagcaaaaAGAAACACG GATGAACAAATTGACTGGGGGAAACAAGAGTTGACTGTCAGTGCTATTCAGCAAAAAGTGAAGGAATACAATGCTCAGATCAACAGCAATCTCAACATGGTGCTT GACAGAGACGGAACATACACCGGCTTCATTAAGGTGCAGTTTAAACTGGCCCGGCCTGTGTCCATCCCACCTCCTCAGAAACCCAGCGTAACACATGAGGGAGGACCACAGGAGGACGACACGAAGCGGAGGACTTCTTTTTACCTCCCTAGAGATACGGCCAAGCATCTGCACATAAGCTCCCATACACGAGCACGAGAGGTCATAGAAGCATTGCTTAAAAAGTTCACTGTGGTAGATAACCCAGCCAAGTTTGCACTGTTTGAGCGCAGTGAGCGGCAGAATCAGG TATACCTGCGTAAGCTACCTGATGAAGAGTGTCCACTACATCTGCGTCTCTGTGCTGGACCCAGTGAGAAAGTCCTCAGTCTGGTGCTGAAAGAAAACGAGACCGGAGAGGTCAAT TGGGATGCATTCAGCCTTCCAGAACTGTGCAATTTCCTTCGGATCCTTCAgcgtgaggaagaggagcatgTACGACAGATTATAAAGCGCTATGCGGTTGCCAGGGATAAAATGAAGACAGCCATGGCCAGTCTCACTACCCCTGGTTAA